One Bacillota bacterium genomic window, GAGCAGGCTCTCTTCGGAGAAGCCGAGAGCAAGCCCGAGGTTTGCATCAGGATCCGCGTCAACAGCGTAAACAGGGCAGCCCGAGCCGGCGAAGGCTAACGAAAGGCCTGCTGCCAGAGTGGTCTTGCCGGCCCCGCCCTTTCCAGAGACCGCAATTTTCATATAGCACCTCCGCCCACGCACGCCCACGTAAATATACAGATCTGCAGGTGATTTGCCACGCCTTATTGTACTTCAACCTTAATTTTAAAAATCCTTCAAAATTATACTGATTCCATCGTAATATCTCACCTCTGACCTGAGAACGGCCCGATTATTAGCCCAATTATTTCCGGAAATCTTGCGAACCAGTCGTCCGCCAGGGTCTATTTACCGAGTTATGGGGCGCCTAGTACTTCGTTTCATAAATTTTAATAGCCTTTGCTCCCCAAACATGCGCCCAAACCCAAGCCCAAGCATGCGTAGTGGTAACTTTCTTGGCAGACGCCCATGCCGCTACGCAGCACCATCAGGTAGAGGAAAATCCCCTGATGCGGCTACGGCGCTCGCGACCGCCGGCGCGGCCACCAGGGCCCAGTCACCAACCCCCAGGGGCGCGAGGCCGAACAATCTCGCAACAGGCGAAATATATATGCCTCCCAGTATGGCCAGCCATGAAACGCCCAGGGTATTGCGGAGAAAGGCTTCTGTCCTGAGCCACCTAGCAGCGTTGAGCCCCAGCGATGGCCAGTGCAAGAAGTGCAGGTACTGGCTCCCAACAATACTCGCGAATGCCATGGTCCTCGCCGTCACGATACTGCGGCCCGTAAACAGGGCAGCGGCGTAGGTGGAAAGCGAGCCGAGGCCTGTCAGAAGGCCGCGAATTATAACCCGGGGGTAGAACCCATCCTCCATAGTCTGCGTCTGCCCGTTCATAGTCTGCCCGTCTTTCCTGGATTTTATTGCCTCAATATCCGGTTTTCTTATAGCGAGCCCAACTGCAGGGAGCGCGTCGGTCAAGAGATTTACGAGCAGTATCTGAATGGGTATGAGCGATAACGGGAGCCCAGTGACAACAGCGAGGGTCATAAACAGGACCTCCCCCATGTTGCCAGTAACGAGGAATTCCAGGGCCGAGTGTATATTCCTTTGAATAACCCGCCCCTCTTCAACGGCCATCAGGATCGTTACGAAGCTATCATCTACGAGAACGACTGACGAGGCCTCCTTGGTCACATCCGTCCCGGTGCCCATTGCAAACCCGACATCAGCCCACTTCACAGCAGGGGAATCGTTTACGCCATCGCCCGTC contains:
- a CDS encoding cation-translocating P-type ATPase gives rise to the protein MTSIMSHSRAGSTRPAGVGADPDAAVSSSTFAALVGMMDPPRSDVAGAVKRCRESGIHVVMITGDHPDTARTIAGQVGILGPEGCIMTGEELDSLSDDELDRIVERIEIFARVTPSHKLRIVNSLRRAGQVVVKTGDGVNDSPAVKWADVGFAMGTGTDVTKEASSVVLVDDSFVTILMAVEEGRVIQRNIHSALEFLVTGNMGEVLFMTLAVVTGLPLSLIPIQILLVNLLTDALPAVGLAIRKPDIEAIKSRKDGQTMNGQTQTMEDGFYPRVIIRGLLTGLGSLSTYAAALFTGRSIVTARTMAFASIVGSQYLHFLHWPSLGLNAARWLRTEAFLRNTLGVSWLAILGGIYISPVARLFGLAPLGVGDWALVAAPAVASAVAASGDFPLPDGAA